The Alphaproteobacteria bacterium genome includes the window TTTTTCAATTATGGATCGCATTTTTTTTATTACTTTATCTAATCCTTGAAAAATTGCTTCGCCTATAAGAAAATGTCCTATATTTAATTCTTTTAATTCAATAATTTGAATTAATGGTTTAACTGTATTGTAATCAAGACCATGTCCAGCATGACATTCAAGCCCTTTACTATTGGCTTCTTTTATAGCATCATAAATTTGCTTTAAGTGAATAGATTTCTTTTCCTTAGGTGCATCACAATACCTACCAGTATGAAATTCTACAACATCAGCTTTTACTTTAAAACTTGCTTCAATCTGGTCAAAAGAAGGTTCAATAAAAAGAGAAGTTTTGATACCAACATTTTTTAATTTTGCAACAAAATCATAAAGGAAATTTTGTTGATGAATAACGTTAAGACCACCTTCGGTTGTTTTTTCAGTACGTTTTTCTGGTACTAAACATACAGCATGTGGTATATGACGAAGCGCAATTTCTAGCATTTCTTGTGTGGGTGCTATTTCAAGATTAAGGGGTAGATTAATTTCTGAAACAAGGCGTTCAATATCACGATCATTAATATGTCGACGATCCTCTCGTAGATGAGCTGTAATACCATCAGCACCACTATCTGCAACTATTTGTGCTGCTTTAACTGGGTCTGGGTGATATCCACCACGTGCATTACGGATGGTTGCAACGTGATCAATATTTACACCTAAACGTAAATAATGAGAATGATAATCCATATTTAACTATATCCTAAATAACTAAATATTAATTTTTTGCTCGTTCAACAGAATTGATGACGGACATTGCGCGCAGGGATGCAATAATTGTGGTCAAATGTCTTACATCTTTTACTTGAATATCAATTACTAATTCAAAAAAATCTGTTGATCTATTTGTAATTTTTAAATTAGTAATATTACCACCATTACGTCCAATAACCGTAGATAAACTTCCAAGACTACCAGGTTCATTATTAACTACTAAAATTAATCTACCAACATACACATTAGTTTCAAGTGCAGCAGTTTCCCAAGATACATCAAGCCATCTTTCTGGTTCATCATTATATTTTTCTAATGTTTCACAATCAATGGTATGAATAGTTACTCCTTTACCTGTGGTAATAATTCCTACGATACGATCTCCTGGTAAAGCATGACAACATCCAGCAAAATGTAAGGCCATACCAGGAATAAGACCTTTAATAGGAACAGAATTTTCTTTGGCGAATTTGTTTTTACGTTTTGTGCTAAGCGAAATGACATTTTCATTTTTATCAGAAGTTGAAAGAGAAGGGTTAACAGCTAAAAGAATATCTTTAGCTGTATGTGTACCCTCTCCAATCATAACATATAAATCATCAAGTTTTTCACATTTGAATTTCTTAAAGACTGGTTCAAGACTTTTTTCGGTTAATTCTAGACTGGCACTACGAAAAGCTTTTTGTAATATTGTACGACCGAGTTCAATATATTGATCGTGTTGACGCATTCTAATAAAACGACGAATACAAGCACGAGCTTTTGCTGTAACAGCAAAACGTTCCCAAGTAGGAGAGGGAGTTTGA containing:
- a CDS encoding pyridoxine 5'-phosphate synthase, with product MDYHSHYLRLGVNIDHVATIRNARGGYHPDPVKAAQIVADSGADGITAHLREDRRHINDRDIERLVSEINLPLNLEIAPTQEMLEIALRHIPHAVCLVPEKRTEKTTEGGLNVIHQQNFLYDFVAKLKNVGIKTSLFIEPSFDQIEASFKVKADVVEFHTGRYCDAPKEKKSIHLKQIYDAIKEANSKGLECHAGHGLDYNTVKPLIQIIELKELNIGHFLIGEAIFQGLDKVIKKMRSIIEKNRQTIVKN